Proteins from one Patescibacteria group bacterium genomic window:
- a CDS encoding HU family DNA-binding protein — translation MNKAKLCEKLAERVGITKKQCEDVMDTFEEITIEELKKGETVTLTGFGTFRARKRESRMGVNPQNPSEKIRIPTVIVPKFKAGKKLKDSLKEESPEENSEETPSSPEQE, via the coding sequence ATGAATAAAGCAAAGCTTTGCGAAAAATTAGCCGAAAGAGTTGGTATAACCAAAAAACAGTGTGAAGATGTAATGGATACTTTTGAGGAAATTACTATTGAAGAGCTGAAAAAAGGTGAAACAGTCACTTTAACCGGTTTTGGCACTTTTCGCGCTCGCAAAAGAGAATCCCGCATGGGAGTTAACCCGCAAAATCCTTCCGAGAAAATTCGTATTCCGACCGTGATTGTACCCAAGTTCAAGGCTGGTAAAAAACTGAAAGATTCTCTTAAAGAAGAAAGTCCTGAAGAAAATTCTGAAGAAACTCCGTCATCTCCAGAGCAGGAATAA